From Nyctibius grandis isolate bNycGra1 chromosome 27, bNycGra1.pri, whole genome shotgun sequence, one genomic window encodes:
- the SNRPE gene encoding small nuclear ribonucleoprotein E, which yields MAYRGQGQKVQKVMVQPINLIFRYLQNRSRIQVWLYEQVNMRIEGCIIGFDEYMNLVLDDAEEIHSKTKSRKQLGRIMLKGDNITLLQSVSN from the exons atggcGTACCGCGGGCAGGGCCAGAAGGTGCAGAAGGTGATGGTGCAGCCCATC AACCTCATCTTCCGCTACCTGCAGAAC AGGTCCAGGATCCAGGTGTGGCTCTATGAGCAGGTGAACATGCGGATAGAAGGCTGCATCATT GGCTTTGATGAATACATGAACTTGGTGCTGGATGACGCAGAGGAGATTCACTCCAAAACGAAATCAAGGAAACAGTTGG GTCGGATCATGTTAAAAGGGGACAATATCACTCTTCTACAAAGTGTTTCTAACTAG